The Leptospira mtsangambouensis sequence AATCCATAGAATCATCACATATTTCAAAATAAAACTTTATGAAATCAAGTTGGATTTTCATCTTAGATGGAAATTCCTATGAAAGAACTCCTCCTAGCACAGAACTCCCTTTGGTTCTCTTCCATTCCCCTGGATTCCCTGCATATCTGGGATCCCACTCTCGGTGGAGTCTTCTTCACAATTTCTACAATCTGTCACTATTTGGGAGGAAGTAGTTTTTTCCTCAGTATTATCTCTTTTGTATATATTTACTATCGCCCAAAACTCGCCCTCGAACTTTCGTTAAGTTTATTAACATCTGGAATCGCCGTTTACATTTTTAAGTTTTTTTTAGAAAGTCCAAGACCCTTTCCCTACCCCGAAGCCTTTGATGAAAAAGCATTTGGTTTACCTTCGGGACATGTATACTCGGCAGTAGTCGTCTGGGGATTGTTAGCTTATAGGATCCCCAAACTTTGGTTTCGAATTCTTTCTCTATTTATCATTCTTGTTATGCCACTCTCTCGGATGTATTTGAAAGTTCACTACCTAGGAGATGTTGGTTTAGGATTTGGATTAGGTATCATTCATTTACTAACGATTATTTGGTTTCTCAATCAATTTTATTCGAAAGATGAAAAACGGATTTTTATCGAAACAAAAAATTATAGAACCTTAGGTTTGCTTGGGATTGTCCTTACACTTGCACCAATCGCTTTAGATTCTCCTTACCTCTCTGAAGAACACCATTACAGCTTAAGGGGATTACTTATGGCAAGTGGAGCTCTTGGAGGTTTTTGGTTAGGAGTTCTATTTTATCCAAGATTTAGCAAACCTGAGTTTTTAGATTGGACCCTTCCTAAATTTAGTTTCTCATTCAGAACCAAAGAATTCCGCATTTTTTGGAATACTGTTTTAGTTCGTTTGTTAGTTTTAGCCATTGTGATCACGGTACTCTATATAATTCCTGGCAACATCATTAAAGCATCGGTTTGGCAAGATGATTTATTTCTCAGATACATGCGTTATTTGGTCGTTGGATTTGCACTAGTAGCCATCGTCCCTTTGGTTCTGCAAAAAATCCAAAAAGGAAAGTTTTTGCAAAACTAATACATGCAAAAATTAAAAAAGATATTCCAGATTCTAAAATCAGAACTATTAAAAGAAGGAGTTCTCAAAAACTCTTTCTTTGTTAGTAGCTCCAAAGCTTTATCCGCCATCACCAACTTGGTGTTTATGATTTATTCCGTAAATTTGTTAAGCAAAGCGGAAAACGGAAAACTCCAATACTTTTTAGGATTTTTACCGGTGGTTCTGGCGGTTGCAGAATTTGGTCTTCCCAATGCACTGATCAAATACATATCTCCAATGGCGGAGAAAAAAGAAAACCCAGGTGCCATTCTAAGTGCATCATTAAGAATTAAATTTTATTCTTTTTTATTTTTATCTATCGTTTGTTTGGTGGCCTACCTAACGAGTGATGAAAACTTCTTCGTTTTGTTACTTTTGTTATTTGGTGGGATCATCATCTCATTTATTTCCTACTTCGAAAGTTTATTTGTTTCTTACAGGAAATACAAATCTCTTTCTCTTTGGAATCCACTTCCAAACGTAGTTCGACTTCTATTGTTAATCTATTTATCTGAATCAAGTATCCATCCTCTCACATATATGGATATTCTCGCAGTTTTTTGTATTGCTCCTATTTTTGTTTTATTTTTATTCTTTTTCTTTTTTGGCAAAGAAGAGATTTCTTTTACAGCAGAAGCTTCTGAAGTCAGAACCAATGAAAAAAAACTTTTACTCTTTAATCTTTGGGCTTTTGCTGCCTCAATTTTTGCCATCCTATCGGATCGTTTGGAAATTTTCTTTTTAAATCAATTTCACCCACCCGAAATTGTCGCCGATTACGGAACCGCATTACAACTATTTAGTGGATTTATCATTATCCTTGCTACTTTCAACTCAATCATTTTTCCAAAATTGGCAAGGCTTGCTGAAACAGAAGAATTTCCCAATGTTCTAAAAAAATCAGTGTTTTTGGGTGGGATGATTGCGATTGTCTTATCACCCGGAATATTACTCGCAGAGCCCATCTTAACATTGTTATTCGGAACAAAATATACAAACTCAATTTCTGTATTTAAAATTTTATATCCTAATTTTTTACTTCAATTAGTGTTTGCACCTTTAGGAACTGCACTCTTTGCTTTGGGATTGCCTAGACTTCTCGCTGGGCTTGCATTACTTCGTTTGTTATTCGGTGCCATCTTCGATTATTGGATCATTCCTGACTGGGGTGCCAATGGAGCCGCTATATCACTTTTTCTTGGCCAAATTGTATCTTGGTTATTATTAACCGGTTACTTTATGGCTTATTTTCGGAAGTAACAAACTCATACATTTTTTTATAATTAGTTTCTAACAATTCCCATTCATTTGGAGAAGTATTACCTTCATATATTTTTAAATATGATTCTTTGACCGATTTTCCTGCAGCCAAAGATTCTTTTAATTTTAAAATTACCATCTTCAATTGGATTGAATCGTTTTGGACGTCATAATCCCGATTGATTTTTGTTCCAGAGGACATTTCAAATTCTCGAACAAACATTTCAGACAAACTCAAAATTCCATACCCATACAAAGGATTTGTTCGAAATTCCGATCTTGTTTTTGCCCATGCCAATAAAAACAAGGATGAATTTGGCTTATATCCACCTAACAATGTTCCATCGGGGAATTGTAATTTTTGTGAAAATCTAACAATGGCTCGTGAGAGTTCTTTTCTTCTGCGAACCGAAAAATTTGTTTTTTCAGCTTCTGTCAAATATACGTAAATGACTGCTTCTTCTTTACTATGGTCTGTCTTCTCAAAAAACCGGCTCAAGTCATGAGAAAAACGAGTGTCAGCTTCTCCATATGAAAAAATAACCAACAGAAGAGGGAAAATGAGAAGAAATCCATGTCTGTATTTCAAAAGTATTTTCTTCATCCCTACAAGTATCGGGATAGTTTCCTTTCTCTTTCTTTCTTTTTTTTCCAGTCTTTCGGCTGAGTCTTACTCTGACTCGGTAATGGATGACGACCGGGCCAACCGCCATTTCGGACGAGTGGTGGTCCAAGAAAGAATCCAAAAGATTCCTAAGGACGGAACCAAAGAATTCGGTTTCCAATCAGAACTCATTTCTGGTGGTAAGTTCCGATCCCAAAAGGGAGGACTGGATTCAGAAAAGGCAAATCGTTATGACTCACAAGGAATCCTCACAACTCCTAGTTTATTTTATTTTGTGAACCAAGGTTGGAGTTTGGCTGTCCTCGTTGCACCAAGAGTCGGCCTTTCCGAAGGAAGGATCGTAAATAAAGAAGTAAAAACGATTTATGATTCCGAATTCACAGGTTTAGCATCCAAAAAAATATCAGGCATTCAGATGGATTTAGAAGTTGGCCGTGGGTTCAATCGATTGGACAGGTTTGGTTTCTTTTTTGTGGGAATGGCAAATTATGGATCTGTTTCCCTTTCTCATTCCTCTGGTCTTCGCATAACAGGAATTCGCTTAAATGCAAAACCCGAATGGGAAAACTGGTTTGGGCCTCCTTGGGTCGGTTACCGTAGGGAAATTTATGGTGGCCTTCTCAGTTCTGAAAAAACTTTGTTTTGGGAAGAGTTTCGTTTTTTTCATTATGTACTTTCTGATCCCAACCATAATACCAATGGACAAATTCTATCAGGCCAAAGAGTTTCTGGTCGTTACTCCTACAGTGGAATGGAGTTCCAATCGAAAAAATTTTGGGAA is a genomic window containing:
- a CDS encoding phosphatase PAP2 family protein → MKELLLAQNSLWFSSIPLDSLHIWDPTLGGVFFTISTICHYLGGSSFFLSIISFVYIYYRPKLALELSLSLLTSGIAVYIFKFFLESPRPFPYPEAFDEKAFGLPSGHVYSAVVVWGLLAYRIPKLWFRILSLFIILVMPLSRMYLKVHYLGDVGLGFGLGIIHLLTIIWFLNQFYSKDEKRIFIETKNYRTLGLLGIVLTLAPIALDSPYLSEEHHYSLRGLLMASGALGGFWLGVLFYPRFSKPEFLDWTLPKFSFSFRTKEFRIFWNTVLVRLLVLAIVITVLYIIPGNIIKASVWQDDLFLRYMRYLVVGFALVAIVPLVLQKIQKGKFLQN
- a CDS encoding oligosaccharide flippase family protein produces the protein MQKLKKIFQILKSELLKEGVLKNSFFVSSSKALSAITNLVFMIYSVNLLSKAENGKLQYFLGFLPVVLAVAEFGLPNALIKYISPMAEKKENPGAILSASLRIKFYSFLFLSIVCLVAYLTSDENFFVLLLLLFGGIIISFISYFESLFVSYRKYKSLSLWNPLPNVVRLLLLIYLSESSIHPLTYMDILAVFCIAPIFVLFLFFFFFGKEEISFTAEASEVRTNEKKLLLFNLWAFAASIFAILSDRLEIFFLNQFHPPEIVADYGTALQLFSGFIIILATFNSIIFPKLARLAETEEFPNVLKKSVFLGGMIAIVLSPGILLAEPILTLLFGTKYTNSISVFKILYPNFLLQLVFAPLGTALFALGLPRLLAGLALLRLLFGAIFDYWIIPDWGANGAAISLFLGQIVSWLLLTGYFMAYFRK